A portion of the Flavobacterium limnophilum genome contains these proteins:
- a CDS encoding acyl-CoA thioesterase codes for MKTRFKKVSSSHISISELMLPSHTNFSGKIHGGYILSLLDQIAFACASKFSENYCVTASVDTVNFLKPIEVGELVTMKASVNYVGHSSMIVGIRVEAENIRTGVIKHCNSSYFTMVAKDNDGKNVMVPGLILTTLKEVSRYEHSVKQLALKKEREYQKGIATFGSIESILSSNEYNVKVELE; via the coding sequence ATGAAGACACGATTCAAAAAAGTAAGCTCCTCCCATATCAGTATTTCGGAATTAATGCTTCCTTCGCATACCAATTTTAGCGGTAAAATACACGGAGGGTACATCTTGTCGTTACTGGATCAAATTGCTTTTGCTTGTGCTTCGAAGTTTTCAGAGAATTATTGCGTCACGGCCTCCGTCGATACGGTAAATTTCCTGAAACCCATTGAAGTAGGGGAATTGGTCACGATGAAGGCCAGCGTCAATTATGTGGGACACAGTTCGATGATTGTCGGGATTCGCGTGGAAGCCGAAAACATTCGAACCGGAGTAATCAAGCATTGCAATTCCTCTTATTTTACGATGGTTGCCAAAGACAATGACGGGAAAAACGTCATGGTTCCGGGCTTGATTTTGACGACCCTGAAAGAAGTAAGCCGCTATGAACACAGCGTAAAACAGCTTGCCCTAAAAAAAGAAAGAGAATATCAAAAAGGAATTGCCACTTTTGGTTCCATTGAATCCATTTTGAGTTCCAACGAGTACAATGTGAAGGTGGAATTGGAGTAG
- a CDS encoding rubredoxin: MELTRLIVKGGVISPGELREIVNMALDQGLKDISFGSRQDIIFPKGFTAIGKEKAGKYHFVYPNEKSGNNIVTSYVSTDIFRNTPWLTGNKFLYILEQFKQNPELKVNITDPNQQLVPLFTGHINFIASHHEDYWFLYIRLPKWDKMEMYPVLIYSWNIAEVYYAIEKILQEEPDSADMIFQLVNDALDTNNRTIDKPLNIPFYPFPYYEGMNRLGIDQYWLGLYWRNNLYDLDFLKEMCDLCFDCKIGKICITPWKSFIVKGIPKDRKLDWEKFLGKKGINVRHSLLELNWHLPVAEEWALNLKTFLVRTLDQFDISTYGLTFGLSEYNRDGHYFTSIVVEKNDVPKDLESIKIRATYNVLYAKNFDPNTKEYIVHAQDVDKLELPTILIELSRKYFDELGNSTFEVSATSAKKEQKEQDIHQCQECLTIYNAEFGDQTQGIEKGVLFADLPEDYHCSLCESPKSNFISYLEKV; encoded by the coding sequence ATGGAATTGACAAGATTAATAGTAAAAGGAGGCGTGATTTCGCCAGGTGAATTGCGAGAAATTGTGAATATGGCTTTGGATCAAGGCTTGAAGGATATTTCTTTTGGTTCTCGTCAAGACATTATTTTTCCAAAAGGATTTACGGCCATCGGGAAAGAAAAAGCAGGAAAATATCATTTTGTTTATCCAAATGAAAAAAGCGGCAACAATATCGTGACTTCTTATGTTTCGACTGATATTTTTAGAAATACGCCTTGGCTTACGGGAAATAAATTCCTGTATATCTTGGAACAATTCAAGCAAAATCCAGAATTGAAAGTCAATATCACCGACCCAAATCAACAATTAGTTCCTTTGTTTACTGGGCATATCAACTTTATTGCATCGCACCACGAAGATTATTGGTTTTTATACATCCGTTTGCCCAAATGGGACAAAATGGAAATGTATCCCGTACTGATTTACAGTTGGAATATTGCCGAAGTGTATTATGCCATTGAAAAAATATTGCAAGAAGAACCTGATTCTGCCGACATGATTTTTCAATTGGTAAACGATGCTTTGGACACCAATAACAGGACTATCGACAAACCGTTAAACATTCCTTTTTATCCATTTCCGTATTATGAAGGGATGAATAGATTGGGAATCGACCAATACTGGTTGGGATTGTATTGGAGAAATAACCTCTATGATTTAGATTTTTTGAAGGAAATGTGCGATTTGTGTTTTGATTGCAAAATAGGCAAGATTTGTATCACGCCTTGGAAATCGTTCATTGTAAAAGGAATTCCAAAAGACCGAAAATTGGATTGGGAAAAGTTCCTTGGCAAAAAAGGAATCAACGTGCGCCATTCGTTGTTGGAATTGAATTGGCATTTGCCTGTGGCCGAAGAATGGGCCTTGAATTTGAAAACCTTTTTGGTGCGAACGCTGGACCAGTTTGACATCAGCACTTACGGACTAACCTTTGGATTGTCCGAATATAATAGAGACGGGCATTATTTTACTTCGATTGTTGTCGAAAAAAATGATGTTCCCAAAGATTTGGAATCCATAAAAATCAGGGCTACCTACAATGTTTTGTATGCCAAAAATTTTGACCCCAATACCAAAGAATACATCGTTCATGCACAAGATGTAGACAAATTGGAACTGCCCACCATCTTGATAGAATTGAGCCGAAAATATTTTGATGAACTTGGAAATTCAACTTTTGAGGTAAGTGCTACCTCGGCCAAAAAAGAACAAAAAGAACAAGACATACACCAGTGTCAAGAATGTTTGACGATTTATAATGCCGAATTTGGCGACCAAACCCAAGGCATTGAAAAAGGGGTTTTGTTTGCCGATTTGCCGGAAGACTACCATTGTTCGTTGTGTGAATCTCCCAAAAGTAATTTTATAAGTTATCTTGAAAAAGTATAA